The segment tATAAAAGCAGACAGTCATATAGTTGAAATTGGTAAACATAAAATGGGGGGAAACTCACCGTAAGAGTCAGTCAGGTTGAAACATTTTGCAGCTTAAAAGGTGTAAAAAGGAAATAACCTTTGAACAAAAGTAGTCCTGCCACCACACCCACAGTGTAAGGTCCAGTAGGGTGAATTTGACAAAGCATGCCGCGTTTTAAACTACATTTTAAATAATGCACTCTGTCATGTGGATTTATGAGCGTTCAGTCCACTGGCACTAATGACCAATGTTATCTCACTAGTCTAAATGTTTCAGGTACTAATGTAAAAAATCATAAGTCAAAATGAACCCCTATTGGGGAATGAATGACTGcataaatgaatgaatgatgaAGGCAAGTTTGAATTACTATCATTTGAATTAAACATGCTCATAGTGAAGGCAAGATGGAGCTACCATGTTAACGATCCAATCCTTTCACATCTATGATAGGCACCTTTCACCATATGGACCTTCACATGACTTCCAAGGGTTGAACCAACATGTTGTTTTATAATGTTACAAGTAACTGGGTGCAACTGTAGTGGCCTAAAATGTGTATTTACTGGTTGCAGTCCTCATTTCTAGAACCTCTCTGTAGAAAGCCTAGTAAGAGCAGGGCCTACGTTTTGTCCTTGTCCACTCTGACCAAGGTTATGTAGTTAATGTGCTGCCATTGCAAACGTTCAGTAGGAACGACCTCGTGTGTCACATGGGCAAGGGAGGAATGACTTAACAAGTTACACATGCTGGgtaggttagggttaatgttgaAATACAGTCATTGAGCTTACTGTGTAGAGCTCCACTTAGGCACAAAAACATACTTGTGTCTTCATTCAATTACACTGCAGATTCACGCAGTGATTATCAACACATATTTCTAGAAGCCATTGTGTACTACCTTCATTGGGGGCACAGTAGATCatttacacacagacagacagacggacagatggacggacagacgGCTGGCTGGCAGAGGGCTTCAATTTGGGTGTGAGGGTAGTAGAATTCCAGCCAGCTGTGCCTGCTATCACTGGTATCAGTGTCAGTGCAGCTGTGATGCTGAGCCTGGGAGGGGAGGCCAACTCCTTGTCCAACCCTGACCCTCACCTTGCCTGTAGTTGGGTGGGAGAACACTGGGAgggagtggtagaggagaggtccTACTGTCACCTCTAAAGGGACACTAGACAGAAAGGAGATGATTTGGACACTACTCAGACTGTAGATGAGGTGAATACTAATAGTATGGTAATATTATGTTTACCATGGCCCACATTcatgttgactgagaacatggcTGACCATGTTGAAAGAGAAACACACATTCTTTGTAAAGTGGGTTGTAGGCGCAAGATCGGATCCCAGAGGCCCATTGTCCATAGAAGTCCTCAGTCACAACCATATTAAGTGTACTCATGGGTGTACTGTCAAAGTCAAATTGCCAATGTTTGAGGGGCTTGGTCCATTCTAtaaattgtatttctatggtctcTCACTCCTTTACCTTCATAGATAAACTTGACATTCTCCTGGTGTGCAGAAGTGAAGCCCTCGTTGGGCTGGGGGTCCACCTGTAGAAGAGCTGCTGGGGTGTTGTGGTACTTCTTCCCATTCAGGCGGTTAAACACTATCTTGGGTGCAGGAGAGCTGCGCGACAAAAAAAAGATGGACTTAAAATAAATCAACAAGTTTTTAATGTTTaagtctacacacaatataccTATAGACCTGTAGTAAATATGACATGATGAAATGTTCTCCAAATAGAGTTTCTTAGGCATGTTTGCTACTGTAGTTAAGGCGTCATAAAGTACTctgactctgctctctctcaatcATTCATTCATGACAAATGAATGAAAATGTATGCTTCACTCAGAGCAAGGACTAGCTAGATAGGAAGTCATCCACCTGAACCACATCGTTACCATACCTTCGAACACAGTACGGTTTCTATGGTGATAACGAAAGCCCACACGATAAGAATGcagtatttttatttgatttagttgacctttatttaacagtaTGGAGGATGGATATGTCGCAGATTGTgcttctctctactctactcgaTCAGGACCAAATTAGTGAAATATTGCTAAAGATATGATAAACGCCTTATTGTTGATGTTTATTTGAAAGGGGTTATCTTGAAACGTAGTAAACATGTGTGAGTAGACAGCAGAGAGCAGCTACCAAGCTAGCATGTTGCTCAGTAGCATGTTGCTCAGTAGCATGTTGCTCAGTAGCATGTTGCTCAGCTAGCATGTTGCTCAGTAGCATGTTGCTCAGCTAGCATGTTGCTCAGTAGCATGTTGCTCAGCTAGCATGTTGCTCAGCTAGCATGTTGCTCAGCTAGCATGTTGCTCAGCTAGCATGTTGCTCAGTAGCATGTTGCTCAGTAGCATGTTGCTCAGCTAGCATGTTGCTCAGCTAGCATGCACGTGTTGGGACTAGACAGTGACAACAAACGCTCGTCAGTGACCTTGCTTCCCACACACAAGGTCGTTTCACGCCCCTGTTCAATGACATAAAAGCAGGTGGCTGTGGTTTGGAAAAGACCCACAACAGTGTGCCTTGTGATAGAATGTGCCCCATGGATATTAGTTTGTATAGCTAGCTTGCTACTATTACGTGCCATTACAGGCGCTCGCGCTACAACAATGTTGTAAGATGTGCATTTCTGAAACTTTAAATCTTCACGGGCTGCAGGTGAAGCTATGCCAAACATCATTACAGTACAATAATAACAGTGACACTGCCATTATATGCTAATAACACTGTTAAACCTATGTACAATGCAATAATAGTACTTACTCTGGTATAGACCAAGGCGTTTGTTTGTGCTTGAAGTCATTTATTTTGTCAATCTGCTGCGTTTGACCTCATATTAAAAAAGGGAATAGATATCAACATTGCATTGAAAAGGAAAGCGATATAAACATGTTAAGTTAACCACTGAAAACACAATGTATGTTACTGCCTCTGAATGAAGGCCATTTAATGGATTGGCATCAACATTGGCACATGCGCAAATATACACCCGTGCCACACTGTAGATGTTAACATGTAACAAGGCAGGTATCGAACCTCATAATTACAATGTATCATCACTTTGATGACAGTGTGAGCGAGAGGTCACTGACATGTTGTTACAAAAGTGTCCGAATCGGTCTCCTAGAATCCACCACACTCACCTGTTCGTCGCTGTGTGACAAGTTTGCTGGGACCTCTTGTAATTGTGTACATCATGTGCTAGCAAAATCCTAGTCAACTTCAGTATGGCACTTTGGAGTGTCCTATAGACTTCCCAGGTCGGTTATGTCAGAGGCAAATTGGGTATAGGCACAGTTTATAATTTATAAAATCTTTACAATAGTTCCTCTCGTGTAATTTATCGACGCTTCCACGATTCAAAAAACAGGTCCGTGTTTTTCCTGTTACATTGGGCAAATTCCGTTTCAAGATTATCTCTGCATTTCAACTACTAGAATCTTATGCGCTTCGAACGACTGGTGGAAACTTTTGGGATAATCTACCGCGCAACAACATAACCATGAATCAAGCTCCTCTTTTTCGGTATTTAATCATTCTAGTTGAAAACGTATCTCAAAACAAACCATTATAGATTGCTACGTTTTCCTGAGGCCCTGTGGCACGAGCTGATCGCCTTGCATCCAAGTGTGTGAAGAAGTCGGTAACTTTGGTCCTTGGGGCTGTCCGAGTCCGTACAATGTCAGATCTGATGAAACATGAGCTGTCATTGAGCTGCAAAGACACTCAACCAACGCAGCGCAAACATTTTGACATCACAACACGCCTCCCTCCGTCTTTTAAAGTGACAGTGACCAACTGACTGTATGGCAGAGGACAGGTCTGAACATAGGGGTACAGCATTGCCTCTGTCATCAACGTTGCTTTCAGATATGAACAAAAGAAGAATGTGTCCCCCCATCATGTATACACAGTGACCATACAATACAATCACATATCCACTAGAATACTCACTATTCAGCACCATTCTGCATGTAGGGGATATTTATTTTTCCAATATTTACAGTGGGCCTGCAGTAGTCACAATAAATAACATGGTTTCATAAAGGAGAAATTGTACATCATGTTTTCATTGAGAAATCAAAGATACATGTCAACAAAGAGTTGTATTTTGTACCATTGTTATATCAAGTGTCATATCGTTAATACAATATTAATGAATGTAGCATAATCTCTTAATACACAGATTTGTATTAAGATTAACTATTCAACATGGCAAATTAGCAAATTGTCTGCATTTAGTGGTGTGATGATTGGTCCAGGAGAGTATTTCTGAGATTATGGTGGTATTGTTGGTGTAGTATAGTTGTCAAATGAGGGTTGACATTGTATGATCTTGTATGAGTGTTTGCAGTAAAAACTATTCTGGTTAAAAGGGGCAACCTGAACTAGAAAATGATCTGCTATGCAGCTATATTGGACGTGTACTGTCCTGTACATTCATACTACATATTCATATTCCCTATGATAGTGAGGTCTGAGTCCGTGTACAACTACACGTTGTTAGGTAGTAGtctagatctgtgtgtgtgttgtgtgtcagtcAGTAGTGAGGCTCACAGTCTTCCCTCAGGCTGTCAGTGATGTAGCTGATCTTCAGGACATCTTGGTAGTACTGTTTATCCACGGCCGTGTTGATGGTCCAGcccaccacctccacccctcgCTCTGCCCAGTACTGAACATAGTCTCTGTagagagggatagatgaggggagTGGAGACCTGTTGGGTCAGTGGTCAGGGTATCATGTTTTAATACTTCAACAAACATCAATATATTATATGAATACAGACAGTATATGTTATCTGACAATAGGATACAACTGTCTCAATTTTGAACTTCCTCTGATATTAACACTCAATGATATGTGATTCAATCcatggtcatgttcattagggctaCACTGTATGTAGTGAAACGTTTTGCTATTGAAAACAAAAATGAGAGTTTCCTGTTGAAAAAGTCCAGGTAGTGTCCCCAGTGTCAGTGTTTTATTCAGTTTTCTCCCCAATGAACACAACTCATGTAACAAACTCAGTAGGCCGAGCCACTGCTGTTAGTATTACTCACAGGGAGATGAAGTCCTTCTGCATGAGGATGGCTGAGACGCCACACAGGTTCCACAGCAGGTGATGGTGGGCCCAGTCCAGCAGCACATCCAGAACTCCCAGCCAGTAGTTTGTCCACGCTGACAGGGAACGGGGTGTTCCATCGCCATAGCGACTGAGGCTCCAGGGCCGGTGGGTCAGGGCCGTGACCACCCCAGGGTCCGCCTGACGCATCTGGAGGAGTTGACCGATGAGGAGGTCAGAGGTGGTGTTATGGTTATGAGGACAGATAACAGTCTTGTTATAACACATCCATACAGTGTGTAACAAGCCTGGACCCACACCTGTTGGACAATGGTTGTTTACAGGCCAAACATGACAATGACCGTAGGAGTTGGCAAAACAgtacaaacagacctgggaccagactGGTGCTAAACTGCACACTATAGGAAAAACACCACTATAATGGAACAGAAGATGACTAAATGTGCACATGTCTCAATTCATATTTACAGTTTAATTTGAAGTTTTTGTGCATATAGTTGGGCTATGTTGTGTGTTACTGAGTTGAAAGGTTGTTTTCGAACAAACATAAATGTCAAATGACCAGAGATGTTACAAAGTTTACCTTGTAGATAACTTTAGGTTGAAAGGAGCAGACAATGCTGGAGTTGTAGAGGACAGGGTGTTTGTGATACATCTCCCCTAGGGCTGCAGCTGCCtggtggagaggagggaacaTATACAGTACTTACTGTCAAACTACATGCAGTGTAACACAAATACATGTGGGCAGCAGGTGGcatagtaaccaaaaggtcactggtttgaattcCCAAGTCGACAAGGTGACAAATCTGCCGATGtaccattgagcaaggcacttagcccTAATTTGTTCCAGGAacgccgtactactatggctgaccctgtaaaataacacatttcactGCGCTTCTCCTTTGTTTGTGACAACATGATATGTCAGGACTACTATTTGAGAAGATCCAGTCACACAAATGTCCTCTGTGGCAAAGGTCCGGATTGGTATGGTCTTTATTGGACCCAACCCCCCCCGACCTCGCGACCTCAACgtttcacacccctcttgttagCGGAATGAAaacattgcagttttaaagcacattttctgcacTTCTACACATTTTTCGATGTCACCTGAGTGAGTCAACAAAAATCTAAATGGGGGCCCCTGGAAGTAAAGGCTCCTGGGCACAATCTGGCCATGATAACTACAAGATCAAGATAGCCTAACTTACCTACCTAGCTAACGTGGGCTTGTTGATCAACTGGACATTTCTGAAAGGTTCTAAATAGCTCTCTCAGATCTGTCAGTGAATGgcataacaagaggaaaactaGCCATGCACCACGTTTCTAAATGGCACCTTGTGTGTTCTAATATTACAACTCTCAACTGAAAGCCAGAGTGTGTTGACCCCATTGTGGGTTCAGATCTGGACCACGTCCGTCTGTTGAGTTTGGCTGTGATATATGATGATCTTATGGTCAGCAAGTGGCATCTTATTTAAGGCCCAATGGAGTGAAAATTCtgttttttcctgtgttttatcaTATTGTTCAACATCTGATggaactaacactgtaaaagtgtgaaaacaTGTGATCAGTGTtttttcctgatagttgctggttgaaaatacaatctacacaagaccttctaatcagcaggtttgcatggatGGAAGTTTCACCTTTCCATGGTGACGACATCATGCGGTATTGGACTAAAAAAGATCAATGGAGAATCTCTATTCAAAATCATTTTTATTCCaggattaggcttaatctgtATCTGGGAAACTGCTCCAAGActatttaattgtctttttgACTGCTTTGGTCCTCCATATATAATGAGGTCTGTAGGGGACTTTGGCAAATCTAACGCTTATAAAACTGTCAATATGGGGAAGGTGGAAGTATAGTGAGTCACATTGTAAGGGGGGTTGAATTCCTCTCAGACCTACTGTCTGGGGCAGCTGTGAGATTCTTTATAACCAATCTCTGTAGTAGGGATTCCTATGTTACTACCTTAAACAGCTGGGTTTAACCTGCCTTAATATCCCTATACACTCAGTTTACTACCATTTGACCTTACAGTGATGTGGTTGTCATTCCAAGTGCTGCTGGAGTGTGTATATgggtgtttcccaaccctggtccctcagtacccccaacagtacaccttccacttgtagccctggacaaacacacctcattcaactcattgagggcttgatgattagttgacaagttgaatcagatgtgcttgtccagggttacaataaacatgtatactgttgggggtactggaggaccagggttgggaaaacCTGGTGTAAACTGTAGTGAAACCTTAAGTCCTAAAGCTTTATAACAAGGCTTCTACCTGCCTAGAgaggccctgtccagaaacaacccctataGCCTACCCACTAGACACCTGGAAAGAACTGAGGATTGGAAGTGTAAGCAATATGCTAAACAATCAGAAGACAAGATGGAGACATCACCATATAACCTTTATCCAATCCCCTCACATCTCCAGTTGTATCTAGGAAGTAGGGGCTGTTCCAAGACAGGAACGATACCTTATCAGGTTGATCTTTGACATCAAAGAAGATGGTCAGCTGGTGGTTGATGCATTCCTCCACTGCCTCCTGAAGCGTTGGCACCTTCTCCCCCTTGAACTTCTCCCTGGAGACACAAAGGCCAGCGGGGACACACACGTTTGTACTGCTGCTATATTTCAGACACCACCAATAGGTCTATATCTGGCCTCGTACCATTCTATATCAATAGGTCTATATCTGGCCTCGTACCATTCTATATCAATAGGTCTATATCTGGCCTCGTACCATTCTATATCAATAGGTCTATATCTGGCCTCGTACCATTCTATATCAATAGGTCTATATCTGGCCTCGTACCATTCTATATCAATAGGTCTATATCTGGCCTCGTACCATTCTATATCAATAGGTCTATATCTGGCCTCGTACCATTCACAGTTCACACTCCCCACTAGTGTATTTTCAGTCATCCTGACTCTGTCCTGCTTGAAGTCCAACTGAACTCACCGATCACACATGGGGCCATGTTTACTAAGCGTTTGCACCAGGTACCGACCCTATCAGGGTTTCCTGGCAGAAGCACTAACTTGTGTTCTTTTTAGATCTGCTAACACTGAAGGCGTAACATTCAggtcagggtcatgttcattaggctaTACAActgaaaatgttttgcaacagaaaacaaaaacaagcatttgttattgatccctccctgtttcagcccATTTCctgcctaatgaatatgacccaggagTTCAATGCTTTTGGACCAGGCCCtaacctcccctcccctgccaAGCCCACCCGAGCCTGTGTTTGCCCGTGGCGTCCAGCGTCCTGAGCTCTGCCAGACGCAGCGTGCCCACCGCTCCCGTCCCGTTGGTGGTGCGGTCCACCGTCTCATCGTGCATCAGCACTGCCTCTCCATCTGCAGTGAAGCCCAAGTCCAGCTCCACCCCTGTGGCTCCATTCCTGCTGgcctagaggacaggagaggaggatgaagcagggggaggaggaagggatggagaggtgtGTGGAGAAAGACGGGAGAGATATAGATCTGAaatggatagacagacagagtagGGGAGACGGAGCAGCAGGCTATTAAACCAACTGGGATTGTACTGATCTAGTAGGCCTAGATATTAGCCAAAATATGTTTCAAATTAAAGAGTAGATACAAAAATAATGTTCCAGACACTCTAAACTATAACTAACCATGGCAAAATAAGTTAACAAGCTCTCCCTCTGCATGGATCTTGGGCAACATTTAGTAAACCCCCTGATAATATGAAACAATGTCTCAGTACAGACAATGGACGTCATATGCCTTTCATCGGCCTCTGCTCACTTCACCTGCTGCCCCTAAATCAAATCATTATAGCCTAGTAAGCCTACTCATCATTTTATTTGCAGCTACAGCATTACGTAGGTCAGACAGGGTAGATAACTGATACTTTGTCCTTGATTCACCTCTCGGATCGCTGCAATGGTGTTCTCCGGAGCATCGTGTCCCCCTGCCCGGTGCGCAACAACCGGGACGCCGGCGCTCGCAAGGCCAGTGGGCCGCAGCACCTGACTTGCCTGGTCAGCCGGCACTTGTGGGAACCGAAACATCACGATAAAGACGTAAATGGATGCGGTGACAGCCGATGCTCCAATCGCGCTCCTGGTCCCGAATAGAACCAGCAGAAATACCGCTGAGAAATAAACTTCGTCTCCAATTTGTAACATCGTTTAGAAGCGTTGATTAAAATGTCTCCAATGATAAAATCAATACACTGTCACTGTTCTCAATCCTCATTTATTTGATCGATCTACTTGATCACCGAATGATAGTTCCTTGCTGGTGTGAGATTCCAAGTTGAGACCGAGATGCATGCGCTTAGGTAACTACCAGACACAGCAAAAAAGAGTTCAATTACGCATAATTCCAGACACAGCCGACTCACTGCTCCAGCTTCACAAAATAAAAACACACCATATTATATTGCGATGGGATGTTGCAGAATCCGAGATTTGAAAGGAGAGAGCATCAGTCGGTTTCTAGTTCATAGTACACACCGATCTAGAGGTCGTTGCTATGGagtagagacgagagagagaggtaccacGCTCACACTGTACTCGAGATAGCTGCAGTCTGAGCCATAgaaatacaatagaatagaatgacagaaatatattatatttctatggctcTGGAGAGTTTCTGACTGTGGCTATGCACTCATCTATAGATACTGAACATTACACTGAGTGGCCAggttattaggtacaccaccctgttcacaAAAATGGTTCACTCCTACAGATGAGTCATGTGGCCGTGGTATATAAACAGTGGCGACCAGTTTATTCAGGGTAGGTGCACATTTTTAGCACCCCCccctaaaaaaatacaaaaaatacatatctttataaataaatatatttttgcctgttttgcatgttattttagcGTTAATacttgtcacatatcagtttgcaaacaatgtaaaaaaaaatatatatatcattcagttaataaagccgcatacacacatggtctcttttttgttttcttgagtaaggcagctccaaattgcaggtttcagcctagctcagtgctttctgtggtggtgaggtgagccagcagaaaataggagcattgcgccgtgattggctcagtgttctgtcactcatgaaGTATAACATCCTTAGGAAGGGTAGACATCCAAAATTTCAGCCCTTTGGGTCCTGCCATATAGTTGTATTACAAGTGCCCTTcaaagaaggctcaaggtcattggacaCAGATACAATGATTTAAAATTATGTcttatgtacagtagctttgattggatggatcatgtcaacatcttactttcagagtcttagctagcagtcatcatcatgaatcaagtcgacaatctactggcaaatcctttttaatccttgtcatatgaagggaaattatagataaaacgtatcggtgctcatcgaccATAAAGATTACACAACTAATTGGAAATCCCAAATTCAACAATGActcgtttggaaggaatcagtggctaactgcaagcactgcaaagaaaccacaaacGTTAGCCAGCTATTCAATGGAGttcccaccataaatccagagaatgccagactttgatgacaaaatgtgTCCACAAAGGGCCGCTGCGCCACCGTCACAAGgtaagtccaaaaatgtcttgtatgttgCTGCATTAATGATGTAATATGCAAGGGacatagtattactttcttagctacagtaaacatacgtgtatgttgtgtagtaagctgttagtagcccatgtgcctcaccctaataatttgatcTATTTTCACCAAAGCGGttttgtaaacacatcgtttgtGGCCGCATgtgcaaattcagcacacacaacattctataatagaagtgtgttatttgacgtgtcaaattaaaagctaaTTTAACACCTCAAATAGTGTTAtatgatgtgttttttttttacacgcaAATAACCA is part of the Oncorhynchus tshawytscha isolate Ot180627B unplaced genomic scaffold, Otsh_v2.0 Un_scaffold_2590_pilon_pilon, whole genome shotgun sequence genome and harbors:
- the LOC112226268 gene encoding MAPK regulated corepressor interacting protein 2-like isoform X1, whose product is MMYTITRGPSKLVTQRRTGQTQQIDKINDFKHKQTPWSIPDSPAPKIVFNRLNGKKYHNTPAALLQVDPQPNEGFTSAHQENVKFIYEAAKCFNLTDSYAWQEVVQLAEEGGASDETGSASAQGPVQYSDTNPSPNPALKNFVPIDLDEWWAQRFLANIDNLS
- the LOC112226268 gene encoding MAPK regulated corepressor interacting protein 2-like isoform X2, which gives rise to MMYTITRGPSKLVTQRRTGQTQQIDKINDFKHKQTPWSIPDSPAPKIVFNRLNGKKYHNTPAALLQVDPQPNEGFTSAHQENVKFIYEAWQEVVQLAEEGGASDETGSASAQGPVQYSDTNPSPNPALKNFVPIDLDEWWAQRFLANIDNLS
- the LOC112226267 gene encoding glycerophosphodiester phosphodiesterase 1-like isoform X2, whose translation is MLQIGDEVYFSAVFLLVLFGTRSAIGASAVTASIYVFIVMFRFPQVPADQASQVLRPTGLASAGVPVVAHRAGGHDAPENTIAAIREASRNGATGVELDLGFTADGEAVLMHDETVDRTTNGTGAVGTLRLAELRTLDATGKHRLGEKFKGEKVPTLQEAVEECINHQLTIFFDVKDQPDKAAAALGEMYHKHPVLYNSSIVCSFQPKVIYKMRQADPGVVTALTHRPWSLSRYGDGTPRSLSAWTNYWLGVLDVLLDWAHHHLLWNLCGVSAILMQKDFISLDYVQYWAERGVEVVGWTINTAVDKQYYQDVLKISYITDSLREDCEPHY
- the LOC112226267 gene encoding glycerophosphodiester phosphodiesterase 1-like isoform X1, with translation MLQIGDEVYFSAVFLLVLFGTRSAIGASAVTASIYVFIVMFRFPQVPADQASQVLRPTGLASAGVPVVAHRAGGHDAPENTIAAIREASRNGATGVELDLGFTADGEAVLMHDETVDRTTNGTGAVGTLRLAELRTLDATGKHRLGEKFKGEKVPTLQEAVEECINHQLTIFFDVKDQPDKAAAALGEMYHKHPVLYNSSIVCSFQPKVIYKMRQADPGVVTALTHRPWSLSRYGDGTPRSLSAWTNYWLGVLDVLLDWAHHHLLWNLCGVSAILMQKDFISLSPLPSSIPLYRDYVQYWAERGVEVVGWTINTAVDKQYYQDVLKISYITDSLREDCEPHY